A single genomic interval of Caldanaerovirga acetigignens harbors:
- a CDS encoding PHP domain-containing protein: protein MRYDCDLHCHTVRSDGYDTPEELIINAKEAGLKVVAITDHDIQPPLYVETDGEKLDIRLYAKKYGLELVLGYEFSCDTYVDDVHILGYKMDFESPLLQEEVERAKRSKSDAYRELCEILTSKGMPIDYENEILRYTDEEGNVRYRDPDEVQRKHIFEVMAKKGYAPTWQEAKILVRDDPELNVRRKKISPFDAIDLIKACGGTAVLAHPFLIDEVITYPDGRNLTRKEYIDRLVKHGLDGIEACYTYSKTSYKGSLSDDEIERIVKEEYKGRVKFFTGGSDYHADHKKGVENPRYLGERGISLREFEEIRDYLVGE, encoded by the coding sequence ATTAATGCAAAAGAAGCGGGGTTGAAAGTTGTAGCGATAACCGACCACGACATACAGCCGCCTCTTTATGTAGAAACTGATGGGGAAAAGCTTGATATAAGGCTGTACGCCAAGAAGTACGGGCTCGAGTTGGTTCTGGGATATGAATTTTCCTGCGACACTTACGTAGACGATGTTCACATCCTGGGATACAAAATGGATTTTGAAAGCCCTCTCTTACAAGAAGAAGTGGAGAGGGCAAAAAGGAGTAAGTCCGATGCTTATAGGGAACTTTGCGAGATTCTGACGTCAAAAGGCATGCCTATAGATTACGAAAATGAGATACTTAGGTATACGGACGAAGAAGGAAACGTACGGTACAGAGATCCGGATGAGGTTCAGAGAAAACATATTTTTGAGGTAATGGCTAAAAAAGGATACGCTCCTACCTGGCAGGAAGCGAAAATACTGGTCAGAGATGACCCGGAGCTTAACGTGAGGAGAAAAAAGATAAGTCCTTTTGATGCGATAGATTTGATTAAAGCTTGCGGAGGCACAGCGGTACTTGCCCACCCATTCCTCATAGATGAAGTCATAACATACCCCGATGGCAGGAATTTGACCAGGAAGGAGTATATAGACAGGTTGGTAAAACATGGATTGGACGGAATAGAGGCCTGCTATACCTACAGCAAGACCAGCTATAAAGGTTCTTTAAGTGATGACGAGATCGAAAGAATTGTAAAAGAAGAGTATAAAGGGAGGGTAAAATTCTTTACTGGCGGTTCTGATTACCACGCTGACCACAAAAAAGGAGTGGAAAACCCCAGGTATTTGGGAGAGCGAGGGATTTCCTTAAGGGAATTCGAAGAAATAAGAGATTACCTTGTTGGAGAGTGA